AATCTGAAGTTTTCTTAGTTAGATGTACACTTGCTGTCTTCAAACTACCATTACGATAATATTGAACGTTCACAGTATCACCAATTGCGTGTGAGTACAAAGCGGTATGCAAGTCGGCAACTGAGGTTACTTTCTTATTACCTAACTTGACGATAACATCATACTTCTTCAATCCAGCTGCCTTAGCAACCGAACCACTAGTTGTACTATAGACAACTACACCCTTAGTAACATTACTTGGTAATTTCAAACTAGATTGTGAATCATCCGTAATTTGGTCAAGATCCAAGACTCGAATGCCTAATGATGGTCTCTCAACTTTACCATTTTCAACTAATTGATTGATGATCTTCACTACTTCATTACTTGGAATAGCAAAGCCCATTCCTTCAACCGATGAACCGTCAGTACTTGAAGCTAATTTCATCGAATTGATACCAACAATTTGTCCAGCAGCATTAACTAATGGACCACCAGAGTTACCAGGATTGATAGCTGCATCAGTTTGGAGAACTGTTGCTTCGCCTGTAGCTTGTCCAGTATTTTGATCCTGAGTCGTCACAGTTCTATTTGTAGCAGAAATGATACCTTGTGTAACTGTCGTAGCGTACTCGCTTCCTAATGGCGAACCAATGGCAATTACCGGGTCACCAGGAGAAACGTTGTCAGAATTGCCAAATGATACCGTAGCAGGCACTTTACTGCCATCTATCTCCAAAACAGCTAAGTCAGTCGTTGAATCGGTTCCGACAAGTTTAGCAGAAACCTTTGTACCATCTTCCAAAATGATTTCCAATGAATCTGAGCCAGAAACAACATGGTTATTCGTTACGATATAACCCTTACCATTTTGTTTAGCATAAATCACACCAGAACCTTCACTATATTCTTGCAAATCACTGCTGTTAGAAGAACTCGACGAACTTGAATTGGAATCGGAGCTTGAATCTGATGAATTGCTATCAGACTGTGAATCCTCCGAAGAACCACTATCGCTACTGCCACTGTCGTCGCCAAAGAGGTCACCGAAGATGGATGAGATATCCCCATCACTCGATTGTTCTTTTTGCTTTTGCAGATTGATTACAGAAACAACTGCACCATTAACTTTTTTATATGCGCCCGACATTGAACTCGACGTATTAACTTTCGTATTGCTGACTTGCGTAGTCCCCGCAGATCCCGTCGATGAGGACTCGGAAGAATTGTTACCTACTCCGAAATAAGTGAAACCAGCAAAGGCTATTACAACGCCTAATGCGGCGGAAATAAAGGCTACAATTCCTATCTTAAGTAAAGAATTATTGCCCGACTTCTTAGGTGAACTGCGCTTACTTTCTTCTACTCTTGATTCAGATTTGTCGTTTTTGTCATTATTCATTTGTAATGTCCACTTCCCCATATTTTCTGTCTATTATATTAACTTTAAATTATGAAAAAATTATGAACTACTTATGATTTATTTATTAAAGCCTACAAAGCAATCAGCGGATCAGCTACAGCTGGGTCCGTATCGTGAATTTTAAAGTCATGTCCAACCGCAAAATCATGATCCTCTAAGACTTGTGTAACCTCAGTCCGAGCCACTTTTTTAGTATTATTCTCATGGCTCAAATGACCTAAGTAAATCTGTTTAGTATTGTTACCGATCACGTCCATTAGAGTATGGGCTCCGTCTTCATTAGACAAGTGACCCTTCTCACTCAATATTCGCTGTTTCAAAGGCCAAGGATAAAATCCTTCACGTAACATTTCTACATCGTGGTTACATTCCAATAAATATCCATCGGCATTTTCAATTGTCTTTTGAACCCGATCAGAGACATAACCAGTATCGGTTAAAATCACGAACTCCTTGCCATTATGATAAAATTTGTAAAATTGTGGATCTGCCGCATCATGCGAAACGGCAAAACTTTCAATATCTAAATCGTCCAAGGACATAATTTTATTATGTTCAAAAACATTTATCTCATCTTCTGGAACTTTACCAATCTTAGGTAGCATAGCTTCCCAAGTTTTTTCATTGGCATATACGTTTAGATTGTAACGTCTAGCTAAAATACCGACACCTTTACTGTGATCAGTATGCTCATGCGTTACAAACAAAGAATCGACTGTATTGATATCTTTACCGATACTCTCCATTGCCTCTTTAATTTTTTTACCTGACAATCCAGCATCAACTAACACATGATGCTTAGGTGTCTCAATATAAGTGGCATTGCCAGAACTGCTGCTAGCAAGTACACTAACTTTCAAACTATCATCATTGGGCATTATAATTGCTATCTCCATTTGTTGAATTCTTTATAATATTGCCCGTAAAGGCATTAACCTTCTTAATGGAACTGACTTTACTATCTTTATTTTTAATTGTTACGAACCAAACTGGAATATAAATCGTACTATCCTTAGCAACTAACAATTTTGTATAAGCTAAATTAGCATATGAAATTTTAGAATTATTGGGAATTTCAGAATTGGCATAAAGATTGGTAATAACGTCTTTTTCACTCTTAATTGCTTGTCTTTCGTGCAAAATAATCATTGATCTAACATGTGTCTGAGTATAACTAACTACTCGACCGCTCTCAATTGTAAAGGTCAATTGATTAGTTTTATCATACACTTCGCCTAAAGGTCCAGTTCCAACATACACCATTTGGGAACTAGTTGATAATTGTGGTGCATATTTGTAATCTTTTCCAAATAAAACATTAGATTCTTTCTTTATAAACTTATCCATCACTTTCTGTCGATCAGATGTGGTAACAGAAATTGAACTATTCAAACTACTAGTAATCTTATGATTCTCTTCATCATATTGAACCTCTTGATTACGTAATTTATTAACGTTTTGAGCCAAAGAATCATCTGGTTGCGAGCCTAAATAATAAGCATTTCCACCCTTAGTATCTAACGTACCAAAACTGATATTACGTTTTCGCATCTCGGTAACCGTTGATATGTTGGTACTAGTGCTGCTGACCAACTGTTGGCTGTTTCGAAAGGACAAGAACAAAAAGATATCCAGTGAGAAAAAAACTATTAAGAAAATAACTTCGATTCTTCTAAAGTCCATCTATTTATCCTCCGCAGTATCGTTTGTCCAATCGCTATATGGTTTCCAATGACCGTCAATCTTAATGTAGTACGTTGGTTTCAAATCAACCACCTTTTCGTTATCAGTCTCACTTTCCCATTGATAAGCTACTTCGATATTTTGAACATCATTTGGCGAATAACCAACTTTTTCCAAACCTTTGAAAATGTCGTTAGTTGATTTCAACTTAGTTGCTGCTTGATCAGATGGAACTGGAACTTCTAGCACTTTGTTCAAGAAGTTCTCAGTGCTGCCTTTACGACTAAAGTTAATTCGAATTGAACCAAAGTGACTCTTCTTAAAGATTGGAAAACCTTCTACATACTCCCTAAAGACTAAGTCTTTGTCGCCCCAATTAGCACTGTACAAGCGTAAATTGGAAATCGAATTCTGTAGATTGACGACTTTTTGATAACCTCGTTGTAAAAAGGCTAACTTAGTCTTAGGAACTGAGGTATCGGTATAGTCCTCAAACGATAATTCTCCCGAATTATGATCCGAAACCAATCGTTTGGATTCGCCATAATTATACGTATAGACCCCATTGTCTTCTGAAGTAACCAATCCATTGGTATTGGAATCAAATAAAGCTGTTGTATATTCGCCATCTTCTTTGCTGCTGATAACGTACGAATAGGTCTTTAAACTAACCGGATTCGTAAAGAACGTAAAGACACCATGTTTCATGATATTCAAACGGATCTTTAATTTGATATTAGCCTTTTTAATCAGTTTAGTAATTGGTGCAGATGTAGCATTCCTGACTGGGGCTTTGTAAACTGCATAGTTACTATCATTGGCTAAATAAATATTCTTATCATTTTTATCTTTCAAATTAATTAAAATCCGGTTGAAAGAATATGATTTATCATTACGCAAACTATTATTGTTTAACAGATAACCCAAAATACTCGTTGAAACTGAACTTGGATACACTAATTGTAAAACATCCTTTGACTGAATGATTTTCTGATAGTAAGCGCCATCTTTCTTAGAAACTAATCTGGGACTGTCAATTTTCCAATCTTTCATGACCTTTTGAATGCTTAAAGCAATATTATCATTGCTATTGTAAATTAAATTCTGTCCCGAATCGCCATGCCAAATGACTGAAGTAGGACTAATTACTTGGTTAATAGGAATCTCATTCTTATTTGCCTGTGTTGATGATGTAACGTCAATGTTGCGACCACGTTGATAGCGGGCCGTATTGGTCCAAATAAAGAAGGACAGGACGATACTCATTATAACGGCAATGACTAATAACACCTGAATGATCAATCGACTAAACTTCATCCCATTCTCCTCCTGTCTCGTTAGGGTCAAATGGTAAGGAGATATAGAATGTTGATCCCTTACCTTCAGCACTGTTTACCCAGATTCTACCTTTATGTTGCTCAACAATTTCCTTAGAGATAGATAATCCAAGACCAGTACCGCCTTGTTTTCTAGAGCGTGCTTTATCAACACGGTAGAAACGTTCGAAGACTTTCTTGATATCCTTTCTTGGAATACCAAGACCTTCATCAGAAATACTAATAATAATATGTTTATTAGTTTCCAATAATCGACAAGTAATCACACCACCATCGGGTGAATACTTGATTGCGTTATTGATTATGTTATCCATAACTTGCGTCATTTTATCAGTATCAATTTCAACCCACAAGTCTTTGCTAGTAAAGATTCGTTTGATTCGATAATTCTTTTCAATCTTCGAACCATTCTCTTTAGCATCAGTCTTCTCTTTTTTAAGCATCATATCGAAACGATCCAGAATATAAGAGAAGAATTCATTGAAATTGACCAATTCCTTATCCAACTTAGAACGACCTTGATCCATTCGAGACAAGCTTAAAAGATCTTTGATCATTCGAATCATTCGATCTGTTTCTTCGGCCGTAACGCCTAAGAATTGTGGAGCAAGCTTTTGATCCTTCCAAGCACCATTATTTAAAGCGTCAATATAACTACTGATACTTGTCAAAGGTGTTCTCAATTCATGAGAAACATTGGAAACAAACTGGCGACGTTCGCTATCAATTTTTTGTTGTTCCGTGACATCATGCAAAACGCAAACCATACCACTAATGAAGCCACTGTTCCTTTGAATCAAAGAGAAATCTGCGTTTAAAATTAAAGAGTTGTCATCATTAACGTCATAATCTTCACTGGAATCGTTGGTTTCAATGACCATTGGATCAGGATTTTCTAACAGTTCATCAAAACTAACTCGATCCTTGACTCCTAAGACATCAACTAGTGGTTGACCAATAGCTTCATCTTCATCTTTTTCCAAAAACTCTTGTGCCATTTCGTTGATTACCGTTATGTTACCCAAACGATTCGTCGCTATAACGCCATCAGACATTTGTGTCAAAACGCTATCCAGCCTTCGTCGTTCTGACTCTGAGTTCTCAGTAGCCTCTTCGACTTTGACAGATAAATCATTGACAGCCATTGCTAATTGACCCAATTCATCCGGTGAATAAACTCGAACTTGTCCAGAATAATCTCCTTCGGCCATTCGAACAGCTTGTTGCTTCATTTCATCAATCGGTCGCGTAATGGCTCGAGAAATGAAAATTGCAATTATCGCTCCCAACAATCCTGCAACTAGTGACGCGGTTAAAAAAATTAGGATAATATTGTTGATCCCAGTATAAACTGATTCCATACTAGCTCGAACATAAATTGCACCTACTACGGTACTATTATCTGGCGAGGTAACTGGCGAGATGGACTCGTAAGAACTTCCATTATTCTTTTCATAATAGATCTGAGTGATTCGTTTACCAGTTCGAATACTTTGTTTGATATTATCTTTCAAAGTCTGTGTACCAATAATATTGTTTCCCTCAGAGTCCTTGGCTCCAACGATAATTCCACTACGATCTATTACTTGAACATCGGTAATATCAGTACTGACTCTTGAATAGTCTTGAATCGCGTTACTAATATTATCTCGTGTATGTTGATCATTATCCATCAGATTTTCTGAAATCTGATTCAAAGTGTAAGCTGGTACAACAACCGAGTTTTCAAAATTAGCAACATTTTGATCCTCCAGTTGACGCACAAAATATGCCCCAATAATTTCAATTGTGACAATAAGAATCAGGATAAAAGATAATCCGATTTTGAAATTTATTGAATGTAACAAAGCAAATCTATTTTTCAAAATTCTTCCACCTAAACAATACAGACTTAATTACATTATACAGCTAAGCAAGTGAGATAAAACAGGTTTGACCTTTAGCGTTTAAAATAAATATCCGTGATAAACCCTTTTTCGATTTACCACGGATATTTATTTTCAGTGAAGTAAAATCATACTTTATTCCACTATTATTTTTAATTTTTAATGATGAAATTCCCAATTTAACTTGAAAATTATTGAAAACTTCTATTCCCCATCAGGATCTCGCAAATAATAACCAACTCCACGTCTGGTCATCAACCACTCTGGTTGACTAGGATTATTTTCAATTTTTTCACGTAATCTTCTAACAGTAACATCGACTGTTCTTACGTCCCCAAAATAATCATAACCCCAAACCGTTTGAAGTAAGTGTTCACGTTTCATCACTTGACCTATATGTTGAGCTAAGTA
This sequence is a window from Companilactobacillus alimentarius DSM 20249. Protein-coding genes within it:
- a CDS encoding S1C family serine protease; translation: MNNDKNDKSESRVEESKRSSPKKSGNNSLLKIGIVAFISAALGVVIAFAGFTYFGVGNNSSESSSTGSAGTTQVSNTKVNTSSSMSGAYKKVNGAVVSVINLQKQKEQSSDGDISSIFGDLFGDDSGSSDSGSSEDSQSDSNSSDSSSDSNSSSSSSSNSSDLQEYSEGSGVIYAKQNGKGYIVTNNHVVSGSDSLEIILEDGTKVSAKLVGTDSTTDLAVLEIDGSKVPATVSFGNSDNVSPGDPVIAIGSPLGSEYATTVTQGIISATNRTVTTQDQNTGQATGEATVLQTDAAINPGNSGGPLVNAAGQIVGINSMKLASSTDGSSVEGMGFAIPSNEVVKIINQLVENGKVERPSLGIRVLDLDQITDDSQSSLKLPSNVTKGVVVYSTTSGSVAKAAGLKKYDVIVKLGNKKVTSVADLHTALYSHAIGDTVNVQYYRNGSLKTASVHLTKKTSD
- a CDS encoding YycH family regulatory protein, encoding MKFSRLIIQVLLVIAVIMSIVLSFFIWTNTARYQRGRNIDVTSSTQANKNEIPINQVISPTSVIWHGDSGQNLIYNSNDNIALSIQKVMKDWKIDSPRLVSKKDGAYYQKIIQSKDVLQLVYPSSVSTSILGYLLNNNSLRNDKSYSFNRILINLKDKNDKNIYLANDSNYAVYKAPVRNATSAPITKLIKKANIKLKIRLNIMKHGVFTFFTNPVSLKTYSYVISSKEDGEYTTALFDSNTNGLVTSEDNGVYTYNYGESKRLVSDHNSGELSFEDYTDTSVPKTKLAFLQRGYQKVVNLQNSISNLRLYSANWGDKDLVFREYVEGFPIFKKSHFGSIRINFSRKGSTENFLNKVLEVPVPSDQAATKLKSTNDIFKGLEKVGYSPNDVQNIEVAYQWESETDNEKVVDLKPTYYIKIDGHWKPYSDWTNDTAEDK
- a CDS encoding MBL fold metallo-hydrolase, with translation MPNDDSLKVSVLASSSSGNATYIETPKHHVLVDAGLSGKKIKEAMESIGKDINTVDSLFVTHEHTDHSKGVGILARRYNLNVYANEKTWEAMLPKIGKVPEDEINVFEHNKIMSLDDLDIESFAVSHDAADPQFYKFYHNGKEFVILTDTGYVSDRVQKTIENADGYLLECNHDVEMLREGFYPWPLKQRILSEKGHLSNEDGAHTLMDVIGNNTKQIYLGHLSHENNTKKVARTEVTQVLEDHDFAVGHDFKIHDTDPAVADPLIAL
- a CDS encoding two-component system regulatory protein YycI — protein: MDFRRIEVIFLIVFFSLDIFLFLSFRNSQQLVSSTSTNISTVTEMRKRNISFGTLDTKGGNAYYLGSQPDDSLAQNVNKLRNQEVQYDEENHKITSSLNSSISVTTSDRQKVMDKFIKKESNVLFGKDYKYAPQLSTSSQMVYVGTGPLGEVYDKTNQLTFTIESGRVVSYTQTHVRSMIILHERQAIKSEKDVITNLYANSEIPNNSKISYANLAYTKLLVAKDSTIYIPVWFVTIKNKDSKVSSIKKVNAFTGNIIKNSTNGDSNYNAQ
- the walK gene encoding cell wall metabolism sensor histidine kinase WalK, which codes for MKNRFALLHSINFKIGLSFILILIVTIEIIGAYFVRQLEDQNVANFENSVVVPAYTLNQISENLMDNDQHTRDNISNAIQDYSRVSTDITDVQVIDRSGIIVGAKDSEGNNIIGTQTLKDNIKQSIRTGKRITQIYYEKNNGSSYESISPVTSPDNSTVVGAIYVRASMESVYTGINNIILIFLTASLVAGLLGAIIAIFISRAITRPIDEMKQQAVRMAEGDYSGQVRVYSPDELGQLAMAVNDLSVKVEEATENSESERRRLDSVLTQMSDGVIATNRLGNITVINEMAQEFLEKDEDEAIGQPLVDVLGVKDRVSFDELLENPDPMVIETNDSSEDYDVNDDNSLILNADFSLIQRNSGFISGMVCVLHDVTEQQKIDSERRQFVSNVSHELRTPLTSISSYIDALNNGAWKDQKLAPQFLGVTAEETDRMIRMIKDLLSLSRMDQGRSKLDKELVNFNEFFSYILDRFDMMLKKEKTDAKENGSKIEKNYRIKRIFTSKDLWVEIDTDKMTQVMDNIINNAIKYSPDGGVITCRLLETNKHIIISISDEGLGIPRKDIKKVFERFYRVDKARSRKQGGTGLGLSISKEIVEQHKGRIWVNSAEGKGSTFYISLPFDPNETGGEWDEV